GCGGTTCTCGTTTCGACTGGGGTTTCTCCTGCTGGGGTTTTTTCCGACCGATATCGTCACCTCAGTTAGCGTCGGAACCTTCCTTGCGGCGAACGACGCCCCGGTCACGGACGCGACCGGGTTCGTCGTGCTCACGCTCTTCATCCTGGCGCTTCCGTCCCTCGGCGTGCTCGTCCTGGGCAAGCGGGCGGAAGCCGCACTCCCGAAGATCCGCGACTGGATGAACGACAACTCGTGGATCATCTCGGAGGTGGTGATCGCGTTGTTCGTCGTCCTGACGCTCCAGAACCTCCTCGGGTAAGACATCCGTCTACAGGGTACTCGTGGGCGTGGCCGTCGTGGTCGAGGAAGCCAACGAGTGTGAGAATCCGGCCTGTTCGTTTAATTTTACAATCCGAATTTTCTGAAACGAGGTTTATAGCCGTTGACAGCATAGTGACGATCGATCATGAATGTCAACTGGACGGCAGTCGTAACTGGATTCGCCGTGACCCTCGCGTTAGGGTTCATCAGCGGCCTCGTCTACGTCGGATCGGAGGCCTCCATCGTGCTCCTGTACTGGGGCGGAATCGGACTATTCGGCGGCCTCGCAGCCGGATACCTCGCTGGCGGGACGATCGGGTCCGGTGCAACCCACGGCGGTCTCGCCACCGTCGTCGGGTCGCTGGTCCTGTTGGCCCTTGCGACGTTCACGACCCTGCTCTTCGGGGGCCTCGTCGCATCGTTCAGCGTGCTCGTACTCGGCCTGCTGATGCTCGCGTTCTACGCCATCCCCGGTGCCCTGGGCGGCGCGATCGGGTCGTGGGCGAAGCACCGCCGGGCCGCTCCGGAACCGACGGGCACCCGGGCCTGATTCGGTCACTGGCGACCCGTACCGAGTTTTTGTAGACTACGATCGGTAGATGAGTTTCATCGACGTCACGAATCGCTTCTTAATAGCCTTCGAGGAGTAAGTGGGTTCGTCGCGTCACTCCACAGGATCGGTAACGACCGGAAAGGGCTGTAGAACGGGTGTGGCCACTACCTGAAACGTTTCGGAGACAGATGAGTGCGGAATCGAAGCGGTCGAAACGGTTTCTCGTTCTGATCGGTATTCTGGTCGGACTGCTATCCGTACTGATCGTCCTGCCGTTTCTCACGTGGATTCTGATCGCCGTGATCCTGGCGTACGCGCTCGCCCCCATCAACGATCGGCTTTCACAGCGGTTCGGGGCGGGACTGTCCGCCGGCCTGTCGATTCTCGTCGGACTCTTTCTGATCGTCCTCCCGGTCGTCGTCATCCTCGGCGTCGCGGCGAATCAGGCCCGGGGACTCTTCGCGAAGTTCGAGCCCGGAGACGTCTCCCGGTTAGACGACGTCATCGCGGAACGGTTCGGCGTTCAGGTGGATATCGCGGCCCTCCAGGAGTCGTTCGGCGGCGTCGTCAGAACGGGTGCGCGAGGCCTCGCCGGCAATCTCTTCAGTATCATCGGGGGGCTTCCCGAGATTTTTATCGGATTTACGGTACTGTTTTTCGTCCTGTTCTATTTGCTCAAAGACGGCGACCAGGCCCTTGCATGGTTTCGGACGGTCTTACCACTCGAACCCGAGGTCCGAGAGGAACTGTTCGACGAGACGGATCTGTTGATCCACAATTCACTGGTCGGTACTGCCGCTGTCGCCGCAGCGCAAGCGGTCCTGCTCGGCGTTGCGTTCCTCGTTCTCGGCCTCGGGAACGTCATCTTCTGGACCGTGACGACGTTCGTCGCGGCGATGATTCCGCTCGTCGGTGCGTCGATCATCTGGTTGCCTGCATCGATCTATCTGTTCGTCGTCGGCCGCCCCCTCCCTGCGATCGTGTTGCTGGCGTTCGGAGCGGTCGTTATCAGTACCGTCGACAACGTCCTTCGTCCGATCGTCATGCGACGAGGAACGCAGCTCAGTCCCGTCGTCACAATCGTCGGTATCTTCGGTGGCATCGCACTCTTCGGCTTCGTCGGCCTCTTTATCGGTCCGATCGTCCTCGGAATGACGAAACTGATCGTCGACATACTGGTACGAGAGTATCCCGAATCGACACCGACCCGGGAGGGGTGAGCGTAGTAATCGAGGACCTCGATTCCGATATCAGACGCCGAGAATTGTCGATTCCAGTCGTCGCGAACACCCCGTGGAACGCGATCGCGACCCTCGTGTCGGGGTTCCTCTCTCGTGATCGTCACGGACATGTGTGCCCGTCGAACGACGCGTTCAGAGACGCTCCCGAGGAGATATCGTGAGAAGCCGTCCCGCAAGCTTACCGGACCGACCTCTGGACCCGCCGGTTCTCGTGGTTCGGTCGACCGTCGGTGTGGCGGGTCGCGGCCGCCCGAATGGGGCGGAGCCACGGCGTTACTCCTCGCTCTCGTATGGCTCGCCGACGGCGTCGGGCATTCGGGTCTTGCCCCACGCCGTGAGTACGACGATCACGGCCACGTACGGCAGCAGGTTGACCAACCGCGCCGAGACGTCGATGCCGACCGTCTGGAACTGGACGTTCAACATGTCGAGTCCGCCGAACAGCAGCGCCGCGACGGCCGCCCCGATCGGGTTGTAGTTGCCGAAGAGGTAGGCGACGATCGCGATCCAGCCGCGGCCGTCGACCATCGTGTCGCCGGTTCCGACGAAGTTGCCGGCGTGGGCGAGTAACACGGCGCCGCCGAGGCCGGCCATCGCGCCGGAGAACAGCACCGTCGCGTACCGAATACGGTTGACGTCGACGCCGGCAGTGTCCAGCGCCTCCGGGTTCTCGCCGGCGGCCTGGATCCAGTAGCCGTACCGCGTCCGGTAGAGGATCACCCACGCGGCCGCGACGACGAGGCCGGCCAGCGGGATCAGCGGCGATTGTCCGAACGCGATCGGATCGATGCTCGCCAGGCCGGGACTCGACCGGCTACCCCAGAGGACGGCCGCGGTGAACGGCGCGAACCCGAGCCCGAGGAACCAGACGGCCAGACCGGCGACGATCTGGTCGGCCTCGTACCGGATCACCAGCACGGCGAACGCGGCGGTAAGCAGCGTCGTGACGGCGACCGCGGCGACCATCGCGATCCAGACGTGGCCCTGCGTCGGCGTCTCCCCGCCCAGCAGGTACATCGTCGCCGCCGCGGAGAACGCGCCGAAGATCATGAACCCCTCGAGACCGATGTTGAACACGCCGCTCTTTTCGGCGTAGAGGCCGCCGACCGCCGCGAGCGCGATCGGGGTCGCCATCTCCAGCGACCGCGAGAGGAACCCGGCCGTAAAGAGGCGATCGAGCGGCACGTCGAACTCGACCGCCAGAACGGTAAACGCGACCGCGACGGCGAGCGCGAGGCCGCCGAGGCGGACCTCCGTCCGGGAGGCGTACTCGCCGACGCTCATCGGTCCGCACCTCCGAGTCCGGTCCGGCGGGCGAGCATCCGGAACAGCTCCGGCGCGGCGACGAACAGGACGACGAGCCCGACGACGCCGTCGATGAGCTGGACCGGAACGTCGCTGTTGATCTGGACGTGCGAGCCGGCCGACTCGAGCCCGCCGAACAGCAGGCCGGCGGGGACGACCCCGACCGGGTGGTTCGCGGCGAGCAGGCTGACGGCGATGGCGTCGAAGCCGTAGTTGCCGACGCCGGAGGGGTCGGTGTAGTAACCCTGAATCATGATGGCGAACACGGCGCCCGCCAGACCGGCGACGACCCCGGAGAAGGTCATCGTCGAGACGATCATCCGCCCGGCGTCGACGCCGGAATAGCTCGCGGCCGACTCCTGGTAGCCGCTGGTGACCATGTCGTAGCCGAACCGCGTCCGGGCCGTGACGAAGGCGACCCCGGCGACGACGCCGACCATCACGAGGAGGCCGACGATCGAGAGGTTCGGATCGTCGAACAGCGGCGACGGGAGGCCGACGTAGTCCGGGAGCCGCTCGGTGCGGGTCGCGGTCGCCTCCGGGTCGCCGAAGCGGCCGGCGACGAGCCAGCCGACGAACCCGATCGCGATGAAGTTCAGCATGATCGTCGTGATGATCTCGTTGGCGCCGCCGTAGGCCTTCAGGACGCCGGGCAGGGCGGCGTAGAGGCCGCCCGCGACGACGGCCGCGAGAGTGCCGGCGAGCAACAGGACGACGTTGCCGAGACCCCCGTCGGGCAGGACGGGCGCGAGGGAGACGATGGTGACGACGGTCGCGAACCCGCCGACGACGAACTGCCCCTGGACGCCGATGTTGAAGACGCCAGCGCGGAACGCGACCGCGACCGCGACGCCGGTGAGGACGAACATCGTCGAGTACCGCAGCGTCCGTGCGATCGCCCGTTCGCTACCGACCGATCCGACGACGAGGTGACTCGCGAATCGGAGCGGATCGTGGCCGGCCGCGGCCACGATCACCAGCCCGATCGCGAGCGCCAGCGCCGTCGACGCCATCGCGATGCCGATCCGCTCGAGCACCGACGCCTCGAGCACCCGATCGGCGGCGGCGTCGAGAGCGTCGCGAGCGCGGCCGGACGCGCCGCTCACGGCTGGACACCTCGGTACCGCCCCGCGTCCTCGGGTCCCGCGGCGTCCTCGCCGTCGGGGCGCCGGCCGGCCATCAAGAGCCCGAGGTCCTCCTCGGTGACCGCGTCGGGATCGACGACGTCGATGAACTCGCCCTCGTACATCACCGCGATGCGGTCCGAGAGCTTGCGGATCTCCTCGAGTTTCGAGGAGACGACGAGGATCGCCAACCCCGCGTCGCGGAGTTCGATCAGCCGGTTGTGGATGAACTCGATCGAGCCGATGTCGACCCCCCGGGTCGGGTGCGCGGCGACGAGCACGTCGGGATCGTGGCCGATCTCGCGGCCGACGATGAACTTCTGCTGGTTCCCGCCCGAGAGCGACCCGGCGGTCGTCTCGGTGTCGGGCGGCTGGACGTCGAACTCCTCGACGATCGCTTCGGCGTGCTCGTTCACCTCGGTCCAGTCGACGAACCCGTTCGAAACGTAGGGTTCGATCGTCTGGTTACCCAGCAGCGCGTTCCGGACCAGCGAGTACTCCTGGACGAGCCCCTCGGCCTGGCGGTCCTCCGGGATGTAGGCGATGCCGTCCTCGATGCGACGGCGTCGACTTCGGTCGGTGACGTCCTCGTCGTCGAACCGGATCGACCCCGCCACAACGGGGCGCAGGCCGGTGAGAGCCTCGACGAGTTCGCTCTGGCCGTTCCCCTGGACGCCGGCGACGCCAAGGATCTCGCCGGTTCGAAGGGTCAGGTCGACGCCGTCGACCTGCTCGCGGCCGCGGTCGCCGTCCACGCGAAGGTCCGCGACCTCGATGATCGGCCGTCCGTCGGTCGGTTCCCTCGAGAGCCGGTCGAACAGGACCTCGCGCCCGACCATCATGCGGGCCAGGTCCTGTTCGGTCGTCTCGGCGGCGTCGACGGTGCCGACGGCCGCTCCGTCACGTAAGACGGTGATGTCGTCGGCGATCTCCAGGGCCTCGTCGAGTTTGTGCGAGATGAAGATCAGCGACCGGCCGTCCTCCCGGAGATCGTTCATGACGTCCATCAGCCGCTCGACCTCCTGGGGCGTGAGTACTGCCGTCGGCTCGTCGAGGACGAGCACCTCGGCGCCCCGATAGAGGCTCTTGACGATCTCGACGCGCTGTTGTGCGCCGAGATCGAGCTCCTCGACCGGCGTGTCCAGGTACTGATCCACGTCGAACTCGTAGCGCGAGCAGATCGCCTCGATCCGCTCCCGAGCGGCCGCCTCGTCGACCAGGCCGCGGTCGGTCGGTTCGTGGCCCAGGATGACGTTCTGGAGGACCGTCATCGGCTCGACGAGCTGGAAGTGCTGGTGGATCATGCCGATCCCCGCCGCCATCGCGTCCCGCGGGGACTCGAACTCGCGAGGGTCGCCGTCGACGGAAATCGAACCCGCGTCTCGATCGTACAGGCCGTACAGGATGCTCATCAGCGTCGTCTTCCCCGACCCGTTCTCGCCGAGGAGCGCGTGGATCGATCCCCGCTCGACGGTCAGATCGACGTCGTCGTTTGCCACGACGTCGCCGAACCGCTTCGTGATCCCCGTAAGCCGGACTGCAGGCGGCCTGTCACTCGTAGTCATAATACGTCGGTAAACTCGTGGACATAAACTGGATAGAGGAGGTGTCCCCTCGTTAGCAGCTGGTCGGCCCGCAGGTCAGGTCGATCTCGTCGTTTTCGAACGCCGTGACGGCCTCGTCGAGATTCTCCTGGACGGCGTCGGGAAGCTCGCCCTCGAAGGCCTGGCCGACGACGAAGTCGATCCCGCCCTGCTCGATGCTGAGGTTCTGCTCACCGACGACGCGCTCGAAGTCGTCCTCGACGACCGCCTCGGCCACCAGATACGTGGCCTCGTCGAGGGCCTTGACGGCCGACCCGAGGATGACGTCCTGGTACTGGTCTTCGGTGACCGACTGGTCGACGTCGACCCCGAGCGCGAACCGGTCGTTGTCCTGTGCCGCCGAGAAGACGCCGCCGCCCGCGGCCGAGGCCGCGTGCCAGATGACGTCGGCACCGTCATCGATCTGGGACTCGGCGACGTCGTTCGCTACGCCCGTGTCCGAGAAACTGCCGCCGTAGCCGGTCAACACCTCGACGTCGTCGTTGACCCACTCGGCGCCTTCGATGTAGGACTGCTCGAACGCGTTGATGAGCGGGATGTCTTCCCCGCCGACGAACCCGATGATCGATTCGTCCGGATCGGTGGCGCTGTCCCCGTGTTCGAACTCCTGTCCGGTCATCACGCCGGCGACGACGCCAGCCAGGAACGACATCTCGTTGTTCATCTCGATCCAGCCCGAGACGTTGTCCGCGCCGTCGATCATGTTGTTGATGAGCATCCAGTTCTGGTCGGGATACTCGGCGGCGTTCGTCTCGAGCGGGTCCGTGTGGTTGTCGCCGACACAGACAATGAGGTCGTAGCCGCTCTCGGCGGTGTCGGCTTGCGTCGACTCGTACTGCGCCTCCTCGGTTTCCTCGACCGTCGTGTACTCGAGGTCGAAGTCGTTCGAGGCTTCCTCGAGGCCCTCGACGGCGTTGTCGTTGAAGGCGTTGTCGTCGAAACCAGCCGGACTCGAGATGATCGCGACTTGCGTCTCGGCGCCCTCCTCTTCGCCGCCGAGACAGCCTGCGACGGCACCGGTAACGACGGCCGCACCCGACGCAAGAACGGTCCGCCTCTCGACGTTCGTTGCTCCCGTAGACTGCCCCATCCGATCGTTGTCCCCTTCCATATATCACCAACTTTACCCAACCACCATATATTTACTCATGTCTATGTAGCTGTTTCACTACCCCTTCTTCGTCCCCCGACGTGGCGTTAGTGTTTCTCCGCCAACAACACCCACAGCGGCCTTCATCGCGTTTTGGCGTCGGCACAGTCGACGATCGCTACTCTCCCGGGGAAGGTCCCCTCAGTCCGGTCCCGAGTACGACAGTTACGACGATCGTGTCTGATATTTTTACTTTGATCCCATCCATGCCGTTCGTATCATTTTCAGTTCATGTAGGCTCACGGGTCACTCGATCCGGCGGACGACTCGGGGCCTCGTCGACCGCCGCGTGTTTCGGCTTCGTTACGGCAAGTGGCCCACACGAGACGGGCGAAGTCTACTCGTGGGTCCGATAGTCCGCCCAGAGTCCCCACACGACGAGAGCGAGTCCGAGCAGAGTCACGACCCAGAGGAGCACCCGCGTCCCGAAAAACAGATGCACGGCCTCCGGCGCGGCCCCGTACGGGCCGGGGTGGAACTCCCCTGCACCCGCCAGGCTCATCCCTCTCGCAATATGATACTGGGTGAAAAAGAAATGCCGGGCCCACGAACTCGCGACGACCGCGAGCGTTCCGAAGCCGGTCAGAATGCTCCCCGAGATGAGTTTCGAGTTCATGCGTTCCGGCGGTTCCGGTGGAGTTTTTATCTGTCGATTGGACCCGCCCGGTGGTTCACCTCGGCCCGTTCGCCGATCGACGATGGCCGGTACTGGTGGGCCGCCGGAGCGGCTACCGCCGGCCGGGACGGCGCGACGGCGTGGCGTCGGCGCTCACTCGGTTCCTCGTGTCGGCCACTGCCGCGCGTCGGATTCGGTGAACCCGAGCAGCGTCCGCCGGCGCGTCTCCAGATCGTCGAGGGAGGCCTCGAACGTCTCCTCGGAGACGGTCGGGACGTCCGCCTCGCGGAGGGCGCGGAGGTCCGGCGAGGGCGGGGGGCTGTCCGCGGGATCGACGAACGCCTCGTGTAGCGTTTCGAGGTAGTTCTCGACGCTTCTGCGGGCGTTCCGGACGACGACCTCGTTCGGCCGGTGTTCCGCCGGGACGCCGAACCGGATGAGCGTCAGGGCCTCGTCGAGGGCCGCGATTTCGACGGCCGGGGAGCGGTCGGGTCGGGCGCTGTGGAAGTAGTGGAGGACGGGATAGGCCAGGTGGTTCTCCGTGAGGACGGTGAGTTGCGTGACGACGGTGTTAAGCGGCAGGTCGAGTCCCCGAAACTCCTCGCCGTCCCAGGCCGTCCGGACGATCTCCTCGCTGCGCGTTCCGAACCCGCTGACGTTGTTGGCGAACGCGCGTTTCTGGGTGACCGCGTCGAGCACCGAGAGCGTGTACGTGACGGTCAGCGTCACGAACAGCAGTCCGCTGCCGGTCGCGAGGACGGTGACGACCTGCCAGATCCCCTCCCGGGGAGCGAAATCGCCGATGCCCAGCGTGAAGAGCGTGTAGCCGGCGAAGTAGATCCGGTCGGACCACGAGATGGGCCCGCGGTCGAGCGTGTCGACGAGGGCGCTCTCGGCCCCGGCGAAGATCAGCGTCCACCCGCTCCAGAGCAGCACGATCCACACCGTAAGACCCAGAACGAAGATCAACGGTCCCGAGAGGCTGAGCAGCCGCGAGTTCGGGGCGCCGAGCCGCCGCAGCGAGCGCCACGTCCCCGCCATCAGCCGTGACGTGAGGGGACCGGCACCCCCCTCGACCCAGAGCGTCGTCCAGAGGAGGTCGACGACGGTACCGACGAGGAGGACGACGCCGAGGGTGAGATAGCCGAGGTTCATGTCTCGCCGTTGTGGTGAGTTCCGAAGCCGTCGCGTCAGATAGAGAGGTCCGCACGACGTAGCAGTTGGGCGTTGATCGCGACGATGACCGTACTCGCGGACATGAGAAGCGCGCCCACGGCCGGCGTGAGGAGGACGCCAAGCGGCGCGAGGATGCCGGCAGCGAGCGGCAGCGCGAACACGTTGTAGCCGGCCGCCCAGACGAGGTTCTCCTGCATCTTCCGGTAGCTCTTCCGGCTCAGGCGGACCAGATGGACGACGTCGCGCGGATCGTTCTCCACGAGGACGACGTCGGCCGACTCCACGGCGACGTCGGTCCCCGACCCGATGGCGATGCCGACGTCCGCCCGCGTCAGGGCGGGCGCGTCGTTCACGCCGTCGCCGACCATCGCCACCAGCCGCCCCCGGTCCTGTAGCTCGACGATTTTCTCGTCTTTGTCCTCCGGGAGCACTTCGGCGAAGTAGGTGTCGATGTCGAGTTCCTCGGCGACGGCCCGGGCGACGTCCTCGGAGTCGCCGGTCAGCATCGCGACCTCGACGTCCACGTCGTGGAGCGCTTCGATCGCTTCGTGGCTCGCGTCGCGGATCACGTCCGCGAGCGCGACCGCGCCCCGGACCGCCCCGTTCCGGACCAGGTAGACGACGCCCTGCCCGCGGGCCCCCGCCTCGTCCGCGAACGCGTCGATGTCGTCGTCGGGGTCGACGTCGAGGTACCGGAGCAGGTTCGGCCCGCCCACGTGGACCGTCTCGCCGTCCCGAACGTGATCGCCGGCCACGCCGGGGGTCGCGGCGGCTTCCGCCTCGACGGTCGCCCGGACGCCCCGCCCTTCGAGGGCCTCGAACTCCCGGACGCCGGGGACGGAGAGGCCCCGCTCGCGGGCCGCCTCGCGGATCGCCGCCGCGATCACGTGCTCGGAGTCGCCCTCGGCGGCGGCCATCACCGCCAGCAGTTCGTCCTCGTCCCACTCGCCCGTCGTGGCGACGTCGACGACGCCCTGCTCGCCTTCCGTGAGAGTTCCCGTCTTGTCGAAGACGATCGTATCCAGATTGCGCGCTTCCTCCATGGCGATCCGGTCCCGGACGAGCATGCCGTTGTTCGCCGCCATCGTGGTGTTGATCGCGACCACCAGCGGGACCGCGAGGCCGAGCGCGTGCGGGCACGCGATGACCAGTACCGTCACGACGCGCTCGACCGTCGTCAGCCCGAACCCCGCCGCTGCCGTCCACGCGAGGCCCGTGACGATCGCGACCGAGATCGCGACGTAGAACAGCCAGCCGGCGGCTTTGTCGGCCAGCACCTGCGTCCGCGACCGGCTCTGCTGGGCCTCCTCGACCAGCCGCACGATGCCCGACAGCGTCGTCTCGTCGCCGGTCGCGGTGACGCGAACGCGGAGGCTCCCCTCGCGGTTGGTCGTGCCGCCGATGACCTCGTCGCCCGGTTCTTTCTTGACCGGCCGCGACTCGCCGGTGATCAGCGCCTCGCTGACGTTCGACGCGCCCTCCTCGACGACGCCGTCGGCCGGGACGTTCGACCCCGGGCGAACGAGCACGAGGTCGTCGGTTTCGAGGTCGTCGACGCGAACCTCCTCGGTCTCGCCGTCGTCGGTGATGCGCTCGGCCGTCTCGGGCATCAGCGCCGCCAACTCGTCGAGCGCGCCCGACGCCCGCCTGACCGAGCGCATCTCGATCCAGTGGCCCAGCAGGAAGATGACGATCAGCGTGACCAGTTCCCAGAAGAACGTCTCGCCGACGTCGAAGAGGACCGCGAGGACGCTGTAGACGAAGGCGACGGTGATCGCCAGCGAAATCAACATCATCATCCCCGGCTCCCGGCGGCGCGCCTCGACCGTCGCCATCCGGAGGAAGGGGACGCCGCCGTACAGGAAGACCGCGACCCCGAGGACGGGGACGACGAACTCGCTCCCCGGGAACGGCGGCGCGTCGAACCCGACCCACGCCTGAATCGAGGGGCTGTAGAGCAGGACCGGGAGGCTGAGGACGAGGCAGACGAAAAACCGCTTTTTGAACAGTTGCTCGTGGCCCGAGTGGTCGACGTGGGCCTCCCGGGCGTCGCGGTCGCGTCCCGCGTGGGCCTGGTGGGCGTGTTCCTCACGGGCTCTGCGTTCCGCGGCGCGACGCAGGTGCGGTTGCTCGCCCCGATACTGGGAGGCGTCCGCCCGCTCCTCGCGACGGCCGGTATCCGCGGCGGTCAACCCGCAGATCCGACAGCACGGGCAGTCGCGGTCGGTCGGCCGCTCGCCCGCGGTCCGCTCCCGACGGGCGTCGCGTGCGTGGTGTGTCTCCGGTGGATCGCGGTCTGCCATTCGTCCTCCTCGTAGCCGCCCGCGGTCGTCCTCGCGGTTCTCGCGTCGGATTTCGCTACGAGTACCGACAGCGCGGGCGCCCTTGAGTTCACGGTCTGCATCCTACGACTCCCGTCCCCGGGCCGCGTCCGGTGTCCGCGGGCCGGGTCGTCGGTCGGGAAATCCGGGGCGATAAATCCCCTTCCTCACCGCCACCCGATGCTAGTATCCTCCTAGGATATAGATATGATATTAAAAACTAGTTGCCAAGAGCTAATGTCAGTTCCGTCGATGGGTCCCGTACGCCCCTGACACGACGCCAGTACTACCGCCGGCCACGCGGTACGGACTGGGAACGCGGCCCGACGCCGACGCCCCCGTTCGCGGGACGGGAGGACAACTGCGCACCCGATGTTCCGTCTGGGCGTGTGGGGAAGGGTGACGGTTGGAGGCGTCGGGCCCCGACAGCGAGGGTGATCCACGCATGACGCACCTGACAACCCGCATCGTGGTCGTATTGCTCGTGACGGCACTGCTGCTGGGGAGTGTCTCACCGGCGGCGGCGAGCAGCACCGGCGAACCGAACCAATGCGAGTCGAGGGAGGTTCCCTCGTCACCGACCCCGCCGATCAGTTCGGCGACGGCGATTAGCTGTTCGGCCGCGGCGGCGTCGCAGGCCTACTGCGCGTACGGCGGCGCCCTCACGGCCGGGAGCCTGCTGACGCCCGCCGGCCCCGCGGACACCGCGGTCGCGGGCGTCGGAACCGGCGGCGCCTGCACGATCGCGGCCGGCGCGACGGGCGCGTGCGCCATCAGCGCGAGACTGGACGCGGCGCAGGCCGCGGGGGAGACGGGACTCGAAACGTCGGCGAACGCGGCCCTCGACGAAGCCAACTCCTGCGAGGAGTAGGCGAGTGAGGCCGCGGTCGCGTTTTTGTTGGTGTCGGCGGTGGGTTTGGCCGTCGGCAAGGCCCGTTGATTCGGGAGTTTGGATCCACTAAGAAGACCGATCAATCCAACCACCCCGCCAACCTGTAACAGTAGCTATAAGTAACGGTAGAACGACATTTCGCCCGGAAGCCGCTCTCCATCGGCCGCAGGGGGCATGCGCTAAAATGCCCCGGGTGAGTACACACCCGAGACGTGGCTTCCAACCCGAAAGGGTCCGAAAGCCATGTTCGGATTGATTCTACCGAGACATAAACGTCTCGCACGGCCGACGTGTCACGCGGTAACCGAACGCCCGCGGAACCCCGACGGAGGCGTGCGATGAGCGACGAGGCCGCGGAGTCGGGCGAGGAACCTGCCGGCGACGCGCCGTCGAACGCCACCGACGACGAGTCGACCGCCGAGGGCCCCACGCCCTACCACGACGACCTCGCAGGCGCGGACGAACTGGTAGGCGAGTGGCTCCCGCCGGCCTGTCCACACTGTGGCGACCCGGTACAGGGCGTCGTCAGTCGGGGGCCGATGGACCACCGGGCCACGCCCTGCGGCTGTCGGGTCGCCCCCGGCGCGCTGCGCGAGTAGGGACGCCGACGGTCAGTTCCCTCGGTCGACGTCCGCCTCGAACGCGTCCCCGGTCCCGACGAGTTCGAACAGCGACTCGAACCCCTCGTCCTCCGGGAGTTGCTGGCGAACCTGCTCGATTTCGCTCCCGGGGACGACCGCCGCGAGCAGCGCGACGATCGCCCGTGCGTAGTAGACGGCCTCCGAGCGGGCGCTCTCGTCGTCCCCGAGGGCGGCGCGTTCGGCGACCCGGGAGACGAACTCGTCGAAGTCGAACCGCTGGCCGGAGTCGGCCTCGATCAGGTAGCGGTCGATCTCCATCGGGAGCGGCCCCGCGAGGTCGGTCGCCTCGCCTTCCTGGATCCGCTCGCCGAGCGTCGTCAGGACGGCCCGGGTGGCCCGGACCGCCTCGTCCATCCCCGGCAGTTCGAGTCGGTGCTGTACCTCGCCGACGAACTCGTGGTAGTCCATCACCGATCCCACCACGTTCGCGACGAAAAACCGACGGTGTACCGGTCGGCGCGCCCACCTGTCGGCCGCGCGATACCGACGGAGACGTGACCGGCCGCCGTGATCGACGGGGGATGACGGACGCGCACGCGGCGGGGGTCGACTGGGCCGCCGACGTCTGGCTCTGCGGCGAGTACCGGGACGGCGAGTACGCGTCGACGCGCGGCGAGCGGTCGCGGCGAGGGCGCGTGACCGTCGCGGGCCGGGCGTCGATTCCCAGCCGCTGGGCACATCCCTCTGTATTAAGGTGTGGCAGTAACGAACACCCGCGTGTAGGTGAACGCCAATGGGAACTGAAGCACCCTCGGAGCGGACCCTCGAAACGGAACTGTTCGGACGCGCGATTCGGTTCGACTACTCGGAGACGTGGATCGGATACTCGATACTGGGACTCCGGCTGGTGATGGCCTGGGTGTTCCTGCAAGCCGGGATCGAGAAGTTGCTCGATCCCGGCTGGTCGGCAGCGGGCTACATCGACCCACAGAGCGGGTTCGGCGTCACCGGGGCGAACCCGTTCGCGGACTTCTTCGCCGGCCTCGCCGGCTCCGCCGG
The Salinilacihabitans rarus DNA segment above includes these coding regions:
- a CDS encoding DUF5518 domain-containing protein, translated to MNVNWTAVVTGFAVTLALGFISGLVYVGSEASIVLLYWGGIGLFGGLAAGYLAGGTIGSGATHGGLATVVGSLVLLALATFTTLLFGGLVASFSVLVLGLLMLAFYAIPGALGGAIGSWAKHRRAAPEPTGTRA
- a CDS encoding AI-2E family transporter, which translates into the protein MSAESKRSKRFLVLIGILVGLLSVLIVLPFLTWILIAVILAYALAPINDRLSQRFGAGLSAGLSILVGLFLIVLPVVVILGVAANQARGLFAKFEPGDVSRLDDVIAERFGVQVDIAALQESFGGVVRTGARGLAGNLFSIIGGLPEIFIGFTVLFFVLFYLLKDGDQALAWFRTVLPLEPEVREELFDETDLLIHNSLVGTAAVAAAQAVLLGVAFLVLGLGNVIFWTVTTFVAAMIPLVGASIIWLPASIYLFVVGRPLPAIVLLAFGAVVISTVDNVLRPIVMRRGTQLSPVVTIVGIFGGIALFGFVGLFIGPIVLGMTKLIVDILVREYPESTPTREG
- a CDS encoding ABC transporter permease, producing the protein MSVGEYASRTEVRLGGLALAVAVAFTVLAVEFDVPLDRLFTAGFLSRSLEMATPIALAAVGGLYAEKSGVFNIGLEGFMIFGAFSAAATMYLLGGETPTQGHVWIAMVAAVAVTTLLTAAFAVLVIRYEADQIVAGLAVWFLGLGFAPFTAAVLWGSRSSPGLASIDPIAFGQSPLIPLAGLVVAAAWVILYRTRYGYWIQAAGENPEALDTAGVDVNRIRYATVLFSGAMAGLGGAVLLAHAGNFVGTGDTMVDGRGWIAIVAYLFGNYNPIGAAVAALLFGGLDMLNVQFQTVGIDVSARLVNLLPYVAVIVVLTAWGKTRMPDAVGEPYESEE
- a CDS encoding ABC transporter permease; translation: MSGASGRARDALDAAADRVLEASVLERIGIAMASTALALAIGLVIVAAAGHDPLRFASHLVVGSVGSERAIARTLRYSTMFVLTGVAVAVAFRAGVFNIGVQGQFVVGGFATVVTIVSLAPVLPDGGLGNVVLLLAGTLAAVVAGGLYAALPGVLKAYGGANEIITTIMLNFIAIGFVGWLVAGRFGDPEATATRTERLPDYVGLPSPLFDDPNLSIVGLLVMVGVVAGVAFVTARTRFGYDMVTSGYQESAASYSGVDAGRMIVSTMTFSGVVAGLAGAVFAIMIQGYYTDPSGVGNYGFDAIAVSLLAANHPVGVVPAGLLFGGLESAGSHVQINSDVPVQLIDGVVGLVVLFVAAPELFRMLARRTGLGGADR
- a CDS encoding ABC transporter ATP-binding protein, producing the protein MTTSDRPPAVRLTGITKRFGDVVANDDVDLTVERGSIHALLGENGSGKTTLMSILYGLYDRDAGSISVDGDPREFESPRDAMAAGIGMIHQHFQLVEPMTVLQNVILGHEPTDRGLVDEAAARERIEAICSRYEFDVDQYLDTPVEELDLGAQQRVEIVKSLYRGAEVLVLDEPTAVLTPQEVERLMDVMNDLREDGRSLIFISHKLDEALEIADDITVLRDGAAVGTVDAAETTEQDLARMMVGREVLFDRLSREPTDGRPIIEVADLRVDGDRGREQVDGVDLTLRTGEILGVAGVQGNGQSELVEALTGLRPVVAGSIRFDDEDVTDRSRRRRIEDGIAYIPEDRQAEGLVQEYSLVRNALLGNQTIEPYVSNGFVDWTEVNEHAEAIVEEFDVQPPDTETTAGSLSGGNQQKFIVGREIGHDPDVLVAAHPTRGVDIGSIEFIHNRLIELRDAGLAILVVSSKLEEIRKLSDRIAVMYEGEFIDVVDPDAVTEEDLGLLMAGRRPDGEDAAGPEDAGRYRGVQP